A genomic region of Papaver somniferum cultivar HN1 chromosome 7, ASM357369v1, whole genome shotgun sequence contains the following coding sequences:
- the LOC113294859 gene encoding uncharacterized protein LOC113294859, producing MELKFELPLINQILVCCDGASRGNPGSAGFGFVCRNYEGAFLYAEARGLGITTNFIAELLAIISTAEWVIQEEVEDLTINIDSTSAVKAFLSVDSLAKRGAGMIRGEVQQFLVKPSFHKALEFPGITYYRFH from the exons ATGGAATTGAAGTTTGAACTCCCACTTATAAATCAAATATTAGTGTGTTGTGATGGAGCTTCAAGGGGTAATCCAGGGTCTGctggttttggttttgtttgtaGAAACTATGAAGGAGCTTTTCTGTATGCAGAAGCAAGAGGTTTGGGGATAACAACAAACTTCATTGCAGAGTTGCTGGCAATAATAAGTACTGCAGAATGGGTTATTCAGGAGGAAGTAGAAGATTTAACCATCAACATTGACTCCACATCAGCTGTTAAAGCTTTCTTATCAG TTGATTCATTGGCAAAAAGAGGAGCTGGGATGATAAGGGGAGAGGTACAACAGTTTTTGGTCAAGCCATCTTTTCATAAAGCTTTGGAATTCCCAGGAATAACATACTATAGATTTCACTAA